The Pseudodesulfovibrio hydrargyri genome segment CTGCTGCTCTCCCTGGGCTTCCCGCCTCTGGCCGCGGCGATCATCTGCCTGGTCTTCAACTCCTTCCCGGTCACCTTCGGCGCGGTCGGCACCCCGGTCGTCCTGGGCCTGAAGTTCCTGGCTCCCGGCGTGGACGCCGCGGTCAAGGCCGGCACCCCGGGCCTGAATTTCGCCAACATGGGCGATTTCATCATGCTGGTCGGCCAGTGGGCCACCCTCATGCACCTGGCCATGATCTTCATCCTGCCGATCTTCATGCTCGGCTTCATCACCCGCTTCTTCGGCCCCGAGCGCAGCTGGAAGCCCGGCTTCGCCGCCTGGAAGTTCTGCATTTTCGCCGCCGTGGCCTTCACCATCCCCTACCTGATCTTCGCCTGGAACGTCGGTCCCGAGTTCCCGTCCCTGATCGGTGGTCTGATCGGCCTGGGCATCATCATCGTCGGCGCCAAGAAGGGCTTCTGCATGCCCAAGAACAACTGGGACTTCGGCGATCCGGCCAAGTGGGATCCCGAATGGACCGGCTCCGTGTCCGCGGACGCCTCCGAGTTCAAGGCCCACATGAGCCAGTTCCGCGCCTGGCTGCCCTACATCCTGATCGGCCTGATCCTGGTCGTGACCCGCATCCCCGAGCTCGGTCTCAAGGGCATGCTGGCCAGCCAGGCTATCAAGTTCACCAGCATCCTGGGCTTCAAGTCCGTCAATGCCTCCATCGCCTACCTGTACCTGCCCGGTACCATTCCGTTCATCCTGGTCGCCCTGCTGACCGTGCTCATCCACGGCATGCCCGCCGACAAGGTCAAGCTGTCCTGGTCCCAGGCCATCAAGACCATGAAGAACCCGACCATCGCCCTGTTCGCGGCGGTCGCCCTTGTCTCCATCTTCCGCGGTTCCGGCATCGCCGACGCCGCCCTGAACCCGCACTCCTACCCGTCCATGCCTCTGGCCATGGCCAAGGCAGTGGCCGCCATCGCAGGCAACGCCTGGCCCATGGTGGCCTCCTTCGTGGGCGGTCTGGGCGCGTTCATCACCGGTTCCAACACCGTTTCCGACCTGCTCTTCGCCGAGTTCCAGTGGGGCGTCGCAGCCCAGCTCGAGCTGCCGC includes the following:
- a CDS encoding L-lactate permease, which produces MSNEVLALIALLPILVALVLMVGLRWPATKAMPLAWLTAAAGAVLAWSLPVAYVAALTLQGFVTAIGILIIVFGAILILRTLQHSGGMETIQHGMQNITPDRRIQAIIIGYMFAAFIEGAAGFGTPAALAAPLLLSLGFPPLAAAIICLVFNSFPVTFGAVGTPVVLGLKFLAPGVDAAVKAGTPGLNFANMGDFIMLVGQWATLMHLAMIFILPIFMLGFITRFFGPERSWKPGFAAWKFCIFAAVAFTIPYLIFAWNVGPEFPSLIGGLIGLGIIIVGAKKGFCMPKNNWDFGDPAKWDPEWTGSVSADASEFKAHMSQFRAWLPYILIGLILVVTRIPELGLKGMLASQAIKFTSILGFKSVNASIAYLYLPGTIPFILVALLTVLIHGMPADKVKLSWSQAIKTMKNPTIALFAAVALVSIFRGSGIADAALNPHSYPSMPLAMAKAVAAIAGNAWPMVASFVGGLGAFITGSNTVSDLLFAEFQWGVAAQLELPRQIIVAAQAVGGGMGNMVCIHNIVAACAVVGLSGMEGLILKRTIWPFLLYGVVVGIVASLMSFVFLPGLF